Proteins encoded together in one Parafrankia discariae window:
- a CDS encoding ABC transporter ATP-binding protein has translation MALLEVKNVTVAFGGVRALDGVAIAAESGRVTGLIGPNGAGKSTLFDVISGLRRPSSGQVFIDGSDVTRLGPSRRSKHGLARTFQRLELFGRLSVRDNLLVAAELGPQRRNAAAVVTEVLARLGLTDIADTSSDTLPTGVARLVEVARALTVRPKLLLLDEPAAGQDAEETERFADLLRSLAADGTTVVIVEHDMDLVMGVCDDLYVLDLGKVIAAGSPEEIRRDELVLAAYLGDAA, from the coding sequence GTGGCATTGCTGGAGGTTAAGAACGTGACGGTCGCCTTCGGGGGCGTGCGCGCCCTCGACGGCGTCGCCATCGCGGCCGAGAGCGGGCGGGTCACCGGGCTGATCGGGCCGAACGGGGCCGGCAAGAGCACCCTGTTCGACGTGATCTCCGGGCTGCGTCGGCCGTCGTCCGGGCAGGTGTTCATCGACGGCAGCGACGTGACCCGGCTGGGCCCGTCGCGGCGCAGCAAGCACGGGCTGGCCCGCACGTTCCAGCGGCTGGAGCTGTTCGGCCGCCTCAGCGTGCGCGACAACCTCCTCGTCGCGGCGGAGCTCGGCCCGCAGCGCCGCAACGCGGCGGCCGTGGTGACCGAGGTGCTGGCCAGGCTCGGCCTGACCGACATCGCGGACACCTCCTCGGACACGCTGCCGACGGGCGTCGCCCGGCTGGTGGAGGTCGCCCGGGCGCTGACCGTCCGGCCGAAGCTCCTCCTGCTCGACGAGCCCGCCGCCGGGCAGGACGCCGAGGAGACCGAGCGGTTCGCCGACCTGCTGCGTTCGCTTGCCGCCGACGGGACGACCGTGGTCATCGTCGAACACGACATGGATCTGGTCATGGGCGTGTGCGACGACCTGTACGTGCTCGACCTCGGAAAGGTCATCGCCGCCGGCTCCCCGGAGGAGATCCGCCGCGACGAGCTCGTCCTGGCCGCCTACCTGGGAGACGCGGCGTGA
- a CDS encoding ABC transporter ATP-binding protein, producing the protein MTPLLELRDVRAAYGKITVLHGVSLSVAAGQVVALLGPNGAGKTTTLKVAAGTHPAQSGRLLFGGRDMTGANPRDLARAGVCLIPEGRGVFPNLSVRDNLLMMTFTGRSREQIEEIAFARFPILAKRANQAAGSMSGGEQQMLALARGLATDPAVLLLDELSMGLAPLVVARLYEQVAEIAQQGVAVLVVEQFAAAVLGIADHAAVLVRGRVERQGAPDSELRAELSALYLGSST; encoded by the coding sequence GTGACACCCCTGCTGGAACTGCGGGACGTCCGCGCCGCCTACGGGAAGATCACCGTGCTGCACGGTGTGAGCCTGAGCGTCGCGGCGGGTCAGGTGGTCGCGTTGCTCGGGCCGAACGGCGCGGGCAAGACGACCACGCTGAAGGTCGCCGCCGGCACGCATCCGGCGCAGTCCGGTCGGCTGCTGTTCGGCGGGCGGGACATGACCGGAGCGAACCCCCGCGATCTGGCGCGCGCGGGGGTCTGCCTCATCCCGGAGGGACGCGGGGTCTTCCCCAACCTGTCCGTCCGGGACAACCTCCTGATGATGACCTTCACCGGTCGTTCCCGGGAGCAGATCGAGGAGATCGCGTTCGCGCGGTTCCCCATCCTCGCGAAGCGCGCCAACCAGGCGGCGGGCAGCATGTCGGGCGGGGAGCAGCAGATGCTCGCCCTCGCCCGCGGGCTGGCCACCGACCCCGCCGTCCTGCTCCTCGACGAGCTGTCCATGGGACTCGCCCCGCTGGTGGTCGCCCGGCTCTACGAGCAGGTGGCCGAGATCGCCCAGCAGGGCGTCGCCGTCCTGGTGGTGGAGCAGTTCGCCGCCGCGGTTCTCGGTATCGCCGACCACGCGGCGGTGCTGGTGCGTGGACGGGTCGAACGCCAGGGCGCCCCCGACAGCGAGTTGCGCGCCGAACTATCCGCCCTCTATCTGGGGAGTTCCACATGA
- a CDS encoding tyrosine-protein phosphatase, which produces MTTEPGPGGGGSRLVRLEGAVNVRDLGGYPTADGGRVRWGRVYRSAALHRLTAADLTAVERLGLRVVYDLRTDAEIELAPSLLPGGVRRERLAIGGSAARNKDLTDLVVAGRLAEVPPDFLTRVYDAMAETGAAAFGRLLTGLAEPDATPALFHCTAGKDRTGVAAALLLSLLGVDESLILDDFELSTVHYTDPKMARLRRRLAGTDVDVEHYRVVFGAPRQALSTLLATLTERHGSVPGYLEEVAGIAPDLPARLRAQLVEPPGQE; this is translated from the coding sequence GTGACGACCGAGCCCGGGCCGGGCGGGGGCGGATCGCGGCTGGTGCGCCTCGAGGGCGCCGTCAACGTCCGTGACCTCGGCGGATACCCGACCGCGGACGGAGGCCGGGTGCGCTGGGGCCGGGTCTACCGGTCCGCGGCCCTGCACCGCCTCACCGCCGCCGACCTGACCGCCGTCGAGCGGCTCGGCCTGCGGGTCGTATACGACCTGCGGACCGACGCCGAGATCGAGCTGGCGCCGTCGCTGCTGCCCGGCGGTGTCCGGCGCGAACGGCTCGCCATCGGCGGCAGCGCGGCGCGGAACAAGGACCTCACCGACCTCGTCGTCGCCGGCCGGCTGGCCGAGGTGCCACCGGACTTCCTCACCCGCGTCTACGACGCGATGGCCGAGACGGGCGCGGCGGCGTTCGGCCGTCTCCTCACCGGGCTCGCCGAGCCGGACGCGACGCCGGCGCTGTTCCACTGCACGGCCGGCAAGGACCGGACCGGGGTCGCCGCCGCGCTGCTGCTGTCGCTGCTCGGCGTCGACGAGTCGCTGATCCTCGACGACTTCGAGCTCAGCACCGTCCACTACACCGACCCCAAGATGGCGCGGCTGCGGCGCCGGCTCGCGGGCACCGACGTGGACGTCGAGCACTACCGGGTCGTGTTCGGCGCGCCCCGGCAGGCCCTGAGCACGCTGCTCGCGACCCTCACCGAACGTCACGGGTCGGTGCCGGGCTACCTCGAGGAGGTCGCCGGGATCGCCCCCGACCTGCCCGCGCGGCTGCGAGCCCAGCTCGTCGAGCCGCCCGGGCAGGAGTGA
- a CDS encoding VOC family protein, which produces MTLQRIEVGLVSIDESLAEFYAVTFGMERLPAIEAGPGVVHRLRASGIVIKVMVPKRAPATTEPATRFFAATGLRYITLYSDDLDGIVERATAHGGKVTHGPSAIGPGVRIAVLQDPDGNAVEVVEGAS; this is translated from the coding sequence TTGACGCTGCAGCGGATCGAGGTCGGGCTGGTCAGCATCGACGAGTCCCTGGCGGAGTTCTACGCCGTCACGTTCGGGATGGAGCGGCTGCCCGCCATCGAGGCCGGTCCCGGAGTCGTGCACCGGCTCCGGGCGTCGGGCATCGTGATCAAGGTGATGGTGCCCAAGCGGGCGCCGGCCACCACCGAGCCGGCCACGCGCTTCTTCGCCGCGACCGGCCTGCGGTACATCACCCTCTACTCCGACGATCTCGACGGCATCGTCGAGCGGGCCACGGCCCACGGCGGCAAGGTGACACACGGCCCCTCGGCCATCGGGCCCGGTGTGCGCATCGCCGTCCTGCAGGACCCGGACGGCAACGCGGTGGAGGTGGTCGAGGGCGCCTCCTGA
- a CDS encoding cytochrome P450: MTTVTTDTSDATGDVYYDPYDFEIDADPYPVWRRMRDSVPLYYNAKYDFYALSRFDDVEKAMGEPDIFLSGRGTLIELIRSDIRFPPGNILFEDPPLHDLHRGILGRVFTPRRMLAIEPEVRAFCARSLDPLVAAGDFDFIADLGAQMPMRTIGMLLGIPEQDQEAIRDAIDEGLTLTEGAPKPLPDDPLARSEGMFADYLDWRARNPSDDLMTDLITAEFEDETGTTRRLTRAEVLTYVNMLASAGNETTARLIGWTGKILAEHPDQLRQVAQDRSLVNQVIEEVLRFEAPSPIQARYVARDVEVHGQTVPEGSVMVLLNGSANRDDRQFVDGDSFDIHRSISRHVSFGRGLHFCLGAALARLEGRVALDEVLKRWDHWEVDYDRAVQARTSTVRGWAKLPVTATPR, encoded by the coding sequence ATGACGACGGTGACGACGGACACCAGCGACGCCACCGGCGACGTCTACTACGACCCGTACGACTTCGAGATCGACGCCGACCCGTACCCGGTGTGGCGGCGGATGCGGGACTCCGTGCCGCTGTACTACAACGCCAAATACGACTTCTACGCCCTCAGCCGGTTCGACGACGTCGAGAAGGCCATGGGCGAGCCGGACATCTTCCTCTCGGGCCGCGGCACGCTCATCGAGCTGATCAGGTCGGACATCCGCTTCCCACCGGGCAACATCCTCTTCGAGGACCCGCCCCTGCACGACCTGCACCGCGGCATCCTCGGCCGGGTCTTCACCCCGCGCAGGATGCTCGCGATCGAGCCGGAGGTGCGCGCGTTCTGCGCCCGCTCGCTGGACCCGCTGGTGGCCGCCGGCGACTTCGACTTCATCGCCGACCTCGGCGCCCAGATGCCCATGCGCACGATCGGCATGCTGCTCGGCATCCCCGAGCAGGACCAGGAGGCGATCCGCGACGCCATCGACGAGGGCCTCACCCTCACCGAGGGCGCGCCGAAGCCGCTGCCCGATGATCCCCTCGCCCGCTCCGAGGGCATGTTCGCCGACTACCTCGACTGGCGGGCGCGCAACCCCTCGGACGATCTCATGACCGACCTGATCACCGCCGAGTTCGAGGACGAGACGGGCACGACCCGCCGGCTGACCCGCGCCGAGGTCCTGACCTACGTGAACATGCTGGCGAGCGCCGGCAACGAGACGACCGCCCGGCTGATCGGCTGGACCGGGAAGATCCTCGCCGAGCACCCGGACCAGTTGCGGCAGGTCGCGCAGGACCGCTCGCTGGTCAACCAGGTGATCGAGGAGGTGCTCCGTTTCGAGGCGCCCTCCCCGATCCAGGCCCGCTACGTCGCCCGGGACGTCGAGGTGCACGGCCAGACGGTGCCGGAGGGCAGCGTCATGGTGCTGCTCAACGGCTCGGCCAACCGTGACGACCGCCAGTTCGTCGACGGCGACAGCTTCGACATCCACCGGTCGATCAGCCGGCACGTCAGCTTCGGCCGCGGGCTGCACTTCTGCCTGGGCGCCGCGCTGGCCCGCCTCGAGGGACGGGTCGCGCTGGACGAGGTGCTCAAGCGCTGGGACCACTGGGAGGTCGACTACGACCGCGCCGTGCAGGCCCGCACCTCCACCGTCCGCGGTTGGGCGAAGCTCCCGGTCACGGCGACGCCGCGGTGA
- a CDS encoding ABC transporter substrate-binding protein: MRPRRTVAVVAALAAVTVFVAGCGRDSGGELGSEDTPATQGSTVAAGDFGDLKDVCGSGSPTGAPAQGVTASEISVGVFSDVGFTKNSEFDDAAKVFTSWCNAAGGINGRKIAYNLRDSKIFEVRQRMIESCRDDFAIVGGGSALDAGGVEERLKCLLPDIPAQTSQPENIGSDLQIDAIGAGHSYIRYAGYFNWLLKEAYPASASSVGIIAGDSPVTKVIGDQTVEAVQKAGGTVTYNDLYPAAGVSDWTPYAQALKSKNVKGLVFQGDFRSLAKLEQVLSSIDYKLDWIDANSNAYGSAFVELAGASISDQNNLADLSGVAPLEVADEVPAIQKVLDLYRQYAPKAEVTFPALRAFSSWLLFAQSAKECGDDLTRKCLYDTAREQTAWTAGGLQASVDITKADAPLKCFNVVQAGADGWKPADFGADTGVFRCDAPSVKYTGSYGTPLTLASVGKSLSDLK, from the coding sequence GTGAGACCCCGTAGAACAGTCGCGGTCGTCGCTGCCCTCGCAGCGGTGACCGTGTTCGTCGCCGGATGTGGCCGCGACTCGGGCGGCGAATTAGGGAGTGAGGACACTCCCGCCACCCAGGGGTCCACGGTCGCCGCGGGTGACTTCGGTGACCTGAAGGACGTCTGCGGCTCCGGCAGCCCGACGGGCGCGCCCGCCCAGGGCGTGACCGCGAGCGAGATCAGCGTCGGTGTCTTCAGCGACGTCGGCTTCACCAAGAACTCCGAGTTCGACGACGCCGCCAAGGTGTTCACCTCGTGGTGCAACGCGGCCGGCGGCATCAACGGTCGCAAGATCGCCTACAACCTGCGGGACTCGAAGATCTTCGAGGTCCGCCAGCGGATGATCGAGTCCTGCCGCGACGACTTCGCGATCGTCGGTGGCGGTTCCGCGCTCGACGCCGGCGGTGTCGAGGAGCGGCTCAAGTGCCTGCTGCCCGACATCCCCGCGCAGACCAGCCAGCCGGAGAACATCGGCTCGGACCTGCAGATCGACGCGATCGGCGCCGGGCACTCCTACATCCGCTACGCCGGTTACTTCAACTGGCTGCTGAAGGAGGCCTACCCGGCCTCGGCCAGCTCGGTCGGCATCATCGCCGGTGACTCCCCGGTCACCAAGGTCATCGGGGACCAGACGGTGGAGGCCGTGCAGAAGGCCGGCGGGACGGTCACCTACAACGACCTCTACCCGGCGGCCGGCGTCTCGGACTGGACGCCCTACGCCCAGGCACTCAAGAGCAAGAACGTGAAGGGCCTGGTCTTCCAGGGCGACTTCCGCAGCCTGGCGAAGCTCGAGCAGGTGCTCTCGTCGATCGACTACAAGCTCGACTGGATCGACGCCAACAGCAACGCCTACGGATCGGCGTTCGTCGAGCTCGCGGGTGCCTCCATCAGCGACCAGAACAACCTGGCCGACCTCAGCGGTGTCGCGCCGCTCGAGGTGGCCGACGAGGTCCCCGCCATCCAGAAGGTCCTGGACCTCTACAGGCAGTACGCACCCAAAGCGGAGGTCACCTTCCCGGCGCTGCGTGCCTTCTCGTCCTGGCTGCTGTTCGCCCAGTCGGCCAAGGAGTGCGGCGACGACCTCACCCGCAAGTGCCTCTACGACACGGCGCGGGAGCAGACCGCCTGGACCGCCGGTGGCCTGCAGGCCTCCGTCGACATCACCAAGGCCGACGCTCCGCTGAAGTGCTTCAACGTCGTGCAGGCCGGCGCGGACGGCTGGAAGCCCGCGGACTTCGGCGCTGACACCGGTGTGTTCCGCTGCGACGCCCCCTCCGTCAAGTACACGGGCTCGTACGGCACACCGCTGACCCTGGCCAGCGTCGGCAAGAGCCTGAGCGACCTCAAGTAA
- a CDS encoding response regulator transcription factor — protein MRVLVVEDEERTADLLRRGLTEAGYAVDLVHDGTDAVWQAGEISYDAIVLDLMLPGIDGFEVCRRLRAARRWSPILMLTARGDVDDRIHGLDAGADDYLAKPFSFGELTARLRALIRRGAVERPATLRVGDLHLDPAARSVRRAGEPVDLSAKEFSLLELLMRRPGEVLSRSYILDHMWDLGYDGTSNVVDQYVRYLRRKIDAVDGPSRIETVRGAGYRLRAEPTGATGATRTGT, from the coding sequence GTGCGGGTACTGGTCGTGGAGGACGAGGAGCGCACCGCGGATCTGCTCCGCCGGGGCCTGACCGAGGCGGGCTACGCCGTCGACCTGGTGCACGACGGCACGGACGCCGTCTGGCAGGCCGGTGAGATCTCCTACGACGCCATCGTGCTCGACCTGATGCTGCCCGGCATCGACGGCTTCGAGGTCTGCCGCCGGCTGCGGGCGGCCCGGCGGTGGTCCCCGATCCTGATGCTCACCGCCCGCGGTGACGTCGACGACCGCATCCACGGCCTCGACGCCGGGGCCGACGACTACCTGGCCAAACCGTTCAGCTTCGGTGAGCTGACGGCCCGGCTGCGCGCGCTGATCCGCCGCGGCGCCGTCGAGCGGCCGGCCACGCTGCGGGTCGGCGACCTGCACCTCGACCCCGCCGCGCGCAGCGTGCGGCGCGCGGGCGAGCCGGTCGACCTGTCCGCCAAGGAGTTCTCGTTGTTGGAACTGCTGATGCGCCGCCCCGGCGAGGTCCTCTCCCGGAGCTACATCCTGGATCACATGTGGGACCTCGGCTACGACGGCACGTCCAACGTGGTCGACCAGTACGTGCGGTACCTGCGCCGCAAGATCGACGCGGTGGACGGCCCGTCGCGGATCGAGACGGTCCGCGGCGCCGGCTACCGCCTGCGCGCCGAGCCCACCGGCGCCACCGGCGCCACCCGGACCGGGACGTAG
- a CDS encoding branched-chain amino acid ABC transporter permease, with product MEQLFTFGLVGLSTAAIYAIIGSGLVLTYTTTGVFNFAHGAAGMMAAFVYWQLTEGWGLPVPIALVLVLVVLAPGFGLLVERVVLRPVQGLGEAERLVMTVALLSGLIAIARWIWDPNEARSLPTFFADRAAIDIGPATITWHQALTMIVAVAVAIGLRVLLYGTRIGAEMRASVDDRALVGLTGANPVRSNQVAWILGTQLAAIGGILIAPSVSLDASQLSLLIVSAYTAAIFGRLRSLPLTFLGAVVVGCLESYLTGYLPSNDYLPGLRLAAPALLLFLALLVFPHRRLRGRDTKARPVAVPSVRGTLVFAGAIVVFGVVLASVLGEGDLITYGQIFSFGVIALSYVPLAGYAGQISLCQLSMAGIGAAVWAHMGSGGGIWALAATVVISGAAGALVALPALRLSGVYLALGTAAFAVILDRWIFTLPAFDLFGAKISLYDGGTVDVSGPSLFGWRLDDGSELMVFSAVWLAITTLAVAWLRRGRFGRQLIALRDSEAAYATLGGNLLRSKVAVFALSAGIAGLGGALYGMQQRSVTAEQFGLVAGLPLFLIAVVGGLTAVGNGLFSGVALGGSFPVISAAGTFAQNITSVLPGLAGLGLARNPDGAVPEMRAGAEPLGRNKPLLGGLIAALVVLWVLQLGDVLDGWVTFTLALVLIVAAQTYAQVLEAKPTEEADVPVEWWGVRRAWRREDEEVLARGIAGG from the coding sequence ATGGAACAGCTGTTCACCTTCGGGCTAGTGGGGCTGAGCACCGCCGCGATCTACGCCATCATCGGCAGCGGTCTGGTGCTCACCTACACCACCACCGGCGTGTTCAACTTCGCGCACGGTGCCGCGGGCATGATGGCCGCGTTCGTGTACTGGCAGCTCACCGAGGGCTGGGGGCTGCCGGTACCAATCGCGCTGGTCCTGGTACTGGTCGTGCTCGCGCCCGGATTCGGCCTGCTGGTCGAACGGGTGGTGCTCCGACCGGTCCAGGGCCTGGGCGAGGCCGAACGCCTGGTGATGACGGTGGCGCTGCTCAGCGGCCTCATCGCGATCGCCCGGTGGATCTGGGACCCGAACGAGGCGAGGTCGCTGCCGACCTTCTTCGCCGACCGCGCCGCGATCGACATCGGGCCCGCCACGATCACCTGGCACCAGGCCCTGACGATGATCGTCGCGGTGGCGGTCGCGATCGGCCTGCGCGTCCTGCTCTACGGGACGCGCATCGGCGCCGAGATGCGGGCGAGTGTCGACGACCGAGCGCTGGTGGGCCTCACCGGCGCCAACCCGGTCCGTTCGAACCAGGTCGCCTGGATCCTCGGCACCCAGCTGGCGGCGATCGGCGGCATCCTCATCGCGCCGTCGGTCTCGCTGGACGCCAGCCAGCTCTCGCTGCTGATCGTCAGCGCCTACACGGCGGCCATCTTCGGACGGCTGCGCAGCCTGCCGCTGACCTTCCTCGGCGCGGTCGTCGTCGGCTGCCTGGAGAGCTACCTGACCGGGTACCTGCCGAGCAACGACTACCTGCCGGGACTGCGGCTCGCGGCGCCCGCGCTGCTGCTGTTCCTGGCCCTGCTGGTGTTCCCGCACCGGCGGCTGCGCGGCCGGGACACGAAGGCCCGCCCGGTCGCCGTCCCGTCGGTGCGGGGGACCCTGGTGTTCGCCGGGGCGATCGTGGTGTTCGGGGTCGTGCTGGCCTCGGTGCTGGGTGAGGGCGATCTGATCACCTACGGGCAGATCTTCTCGTTCGGCGTGATCGCGCTGTCCTACGTCCCGCTCGCGGGTTACGCCGGGCAGATCTCGCTGTGCCAGCTCAGCATGGCCGGTATCGGCGCCGCCGTCTGGGCCCACATGGGCTCCGGCGGCGGGATCTGGGCGCTCGCGGCCACCGTGGTGATCTCGGGGGCGGCCGGCGCGCTGGTCGCGCTGCCGGCGCTGCGGCTGTCCGGCGTGTACCTGGCGCTGGGCACGGCGGCCTTCGCGGTCATCCTCGACCGGTGGATCTTCACCCTGCCCGCGTTCGACCTGTTCGGGGCGAAGATCTCGCTGTACGACGGGGGCACCGTCGACGTCTCCGGGCCGTCGCTGTTCGGCTGGCGGCTGGACGACGGCTCCGAGCTGATGGTGTTCTCCGCGGTCTGGCTCGCGATCACCACCCTGGCGGTGGCGTGGCTGCGCCGGGGCAGGTTCGGCCGTCAGCTCATCGCGCTGCGCGACAGTGAGGCGGCCTACGCCACCCTCGGCGGCAACCTGCTGCGGTCCAAGGTGGCGGTCTTCGCCCTGTCCGCCGGCATCGCCGGTCTCGGTGGGGCGCTCTACGGCATGCAGCAGCGGTCGGTCACCGCGGAGCAGTTCGGCCTCGTCGCCGGCCTGCCGCTGTTCCTGATCGCCGTGGTCGGCGGCCTCACCGCGGTGGGCAACGGCCTGTTCTCGGGTGTCGCGCTGGGCGGGTCGTTCCCCGTGATCTCCGCGGCGGGGACGTTCGCGCAGAACATCACCTCGGTGCTGCCCGGTCTGGCCGGTCTCGGCCTCGCCCGCAACCCGGACGGCGCCGTTCCCGAGATGCGCGCCGGCGCCGAGCCGCTCGGGCGGAACAAGCCCCTGCTGGGCGGGCTCATCGCCGCCCTCGTGGTGCTCTGGGTTCTCCAGCTCGGGGACGTGCTCGACGGCTGGGTGACCTTCACCCTGGCGCTGGTCCTGATCGTCGCGGCGCAGACCTACGCGCAGGTCCTGGAGGCGAAGCCCACCGAGGAGGCGGACGTCCCCGTCGAATGGTGGGGCGTGCGCCGGGCCTGGCGCCGGGAGGACGAGGAGGTGCTGGCCCGTGGCATTGCTGGAGGTTAA
- a CDS encoding undecaprenyl-diphosphate phosphatase, with product MSAISVGQAVLLGVVEGVTEFLPVSSTGHLKITEGLLDIPVDDKSVVAFTAVIQVGAIAAVLLYFFGDIRRFVGAFANGLTDREARQRHDFKFACWVFYATLPVVAVGLAAKSLIDGPLASLWVVAGSLLAGSAVMWFADRFGRRKRGEDDIDLTDAMAVGSSQILALLFPGFSRSGATMSTALVRDLDRVAATRLSFFLSIPALTGAGLYELKDAVGGGVSVLPLAVGTLVSFVVAYASIAWLLRYVARHSFDLFVGYRVAVAAVLIGLLATGTLST from the coding sequence GTGAGTGCGATCAGCGTCGGCCAGGCCGTCCTCCTCGGGGTCGTCGAGGGGGTGACGGAGTTCCTCCCCGTCTCCTCCACCGGCCATCTCAAGATCACGGAAGGGCTGCTGGACATTCCCGTCGACGACAAGTCGGTCGTCGCGTTCACCGCCGTCATCCAGGTCGGCGCGATCGCCGCGGTGCTGCTGTACTTCTTCGGCGACATCCGACGCTTCGTCGGCGCCTTCGCGAACGGGCTCACCGACCGGGAGGCCCGGCAGCGCCACGACTTCAAGTTCGCCTGCTGGGTCTTCTACGCGACGCTGCCCGTGGTCGCCGTCGGGCTGGCGGCCAAGTCCCTGATCGACGGGCCGCTGGCCTCGCTGTGGGTCGTCGCCGGCTCGCTGCTGGCCGGCAGCGCCGTGATGTGGTTCGCCGACCGGTTCGGCCGCCGCAAGCGCGGCGAGGACGACATCGACCTCACCGACGCCATGGCGGTGGGCTCCTCGCAGATCCTGGCGCTGCTGTTCCCCGGCTTCTCCCGCTCCGGCGCGACGATGTCCACGGCGCTGGTGCGCGACCTGGACCGGGTGGCGGCGACCCGGCTGTCGTTCTTCCTGTCGATCCCGGCGCTCACCGGAGCCGGGCTCTACGAGCTGAAGGACGCGGTGGGCGGGGGCGTCTCGGTACTTCCGCTGGCCGTCGGGACGCTGGTGTCGTTCGTCGTCGCCTACGCCTCGATCGCCTGGCTGCTGCGGTATGTCGCCCGGCACTCGTTCGACCTCTTCGTCGGCTACCGGGTCGCCGTCGCGGCGGTCCTGATCGGGCTGCTGGCCACCGGCACGCTCAGCACCTGA
- a CDS encoding carbon-nitrogen family hydrolase, with amino-acid sequence MRVVLFQLACPDDEPAADRGARVLTELRGLGTGGAGAGGLGTGGADLVVLPELWRTGYFHFDRYRADAEELAGPTVGALRAVAAERGLHLVTGSIVERAPGGALHNTTVLAGPDGALLGHYRKIHLFGHESAEATLLTAGDDVLVASTPLGAVGLATCYDLRFPELFRLLVDRGAEVVVVVSAWPLARLEHWELLVRARAVENQVFVVACNAAGRHGGVELAGTSLVVDPWGTVLARAGTGPQMLRAVLDRARLSAVRAEFPVLTHRRLGTAGSSVR; translated from the coding sequence GTGCGGGTGGTGCTGTTCCAGCTCGCCTGCCCGGACGACGAGCCGGCGGCCGACCGCGGCGCGCGCGTCCTGACCGAGCTGCGCGGGCTCGGCACCGGCGGGGCCGGCGCGGGCGGGCTCGGCACCGGCGGGGCCGACCTGGTCGTCCTGCCCGAGCTGTGGCGCACCGGCTACTTCCACTTCGACCGCTACCGCGCCGACGCCGAGGAGCTGGCCGGCCCCACGGTCGGCGCGCTGCGGGCCGTGGCGGCCGAGCGTGGTCTGCACCTGGTCACCGGCAGCATCGTCGAGCGCGCTCCCGGCGGGGCGCTGCACAACACCACCGTCCTCGCCGGCCCGGACGGCGCCCTGCTGGGCCACTACCGCAAGATCCACCTGTTCGGCCACGAGTCGGCCGAGGCGACCCTGCTGACCGCCGGAGACGACGTGCTCGTCGCATCCACGCCGCTCGGCGCCGTGGGCCTGGCCACCTGCTACGACCTGCGGTTCCCCGAGCTGTTCCGGCTGCTGGTCGACCGCGGCGCCGAGGTGGTCGTGGTGGTGTCGGCCTGGCCGCTGGCCCGCCTGGAGCACTGGGAGCTGCTGGTGCGGGCCAGGGCGGTCGAGAACCAGGTCTTCGTCGTCGCCTGCAACGCCGCCGGCCGGCACGGGGGAGTGGAGCTGGCCGGCACCAGCCTCGTCGTCGACCCGTGGGGCACCGTGCTGGCCCGCGCCGGCACCGGCCCGCAGATGCTGCGGGCGGTGCTGGACCGGGCCAGGCTGTCCGCCGTGCGCGCGGAGTTCCCGGTGCTCACCCACCGCCGTCTGGGGACGGCCGGTTCGTCGGTGCGCTAG